From Cydia fagiglandana chromosome 6, ilCydFagi1.1, whole genome shotgun sequence, the proteins below share one genomic window:
- the LOC134665285 gene encoding shematrin-like protein 3, with product MQVVIACVLSLAVSGLAKPFYGEFLRIPRSHLGYGGYISPCAAAGGYHHAVPAYHAQSYGPVGYGHAHIGGYGGGYGGPHYRADEMEENTNEEPEMMSFSEMEPSENAPEARFVSLGGSYAAPHASSYGAIGAASPGAVGVFPGAHVSGCNVPLLLSCSPSIVPGRIVSHGSSYGSHAAYGSSAIAGAGVGAGAYRSDSEAPHDLTPSEQPAAEPHATTVHEAASITPARTQ from the coding sequence ATGCAGGTCGTCATAGCTTGCGTCCTGTCCTTGGCAGTGTCGGGGTTGGCTAAGCCGTTCTACGGCGAGTTCCTCAGGATACCCCGGTCACATCTCGGCTATGGCGGCTACATCTCGCCGTGCGCTGCTGCTGGCGGCTACCATCACGCTGTTCCTGCATACCACGCACAGTCCTACGGGCCCGTCGGCTACGGGCACGCTCATATCGGCGGCTACGGTGGCGGTTATGGAGGACCTCACTATCGAGCGGACGAGATGGAAGAAAATACTAATGAAGAACCCGAAATGATGAGCTTCTCGGAGATGGAACCTTCAGAGAACGCACCTGAAGCGAGGTTCGTGTCGCTTGGTGGGAGTTACGCCGCGCCGCACGCGAGTTCGTATGGCGCTATTGGTGCTGCGTCGCCTGGAGCTGTCGGCGTGTTCCCGGGCGCTCATGTGAGCGGATGCAATGTGCCGCTACTCCTCAGCTGTTCACCATCAATCGTGCCTGGCCGGATTGTGTCCCACGGGTCGTCCTACGGCTCGCACGCCGCCTATGGGTCCTCAGCCATTGCCGGAGCTGGAGTCGGCGCCGGTGCCTACCGCAGTGACTCCGAAGCTCCGCACGACCTGACCCCGTCGGAGCAGCCAGCGGCCGAGCCCCACGCCACCACGGTACACGAAGCCGCCAGCATCACCCCAGCCAGGACTCAGTGA
- the LOC134665330 gene encoding uncharacterized protein LOC134665330: MFKGYVVLALAFASARGHLAWPGGDFQAVQGLYIKPSGDGTTGDLYVAATEDNGVSSQWLTDQPVNFLAAGSHPQPTAHPLFSALSSNALPLEESTSTQKRAAITGAAAKYAYGLPADGYSSYSYAGIQSPKSEGVPATATKPEASAIASGSAVPQYPYNYLYPHMVHAAYSSALKVLKDAGVGSEDANNNAVAPYPTSYWPASYYPMQYIMMDPTAWAKKHAAALTTTTAATPVDSSDEENTKPE; the protein is encoded by the coding sequence ATGTTCAAGGGATATGTTGTACTCGCACTGGCTTTTGCCTCAGCCAGGGGACATTTAGCGTGGCCCGGAGGCGATTTTCAAGCAGTGCAGGGGCTCTACATTAAGCCCTCCGGCGATGGCACTACTGGAGACCTCTACGTAGCAGCCACGGAAGATAATGGAGTCAGCTCTCAGTGGTTAACCGACCAGCCAGTCAACTTCCTGGCAGCTGGATCACATCCTCAGCCTACCGCTCATCCTTTATTTTCAGCACTATCTAGTAACGCTCTACCACTTGAGGAATCCACTAGTACTCAAAAGCGCGCCGCTATAACAGGCGCAGCTGCAAAATACGCCTACGGTCTACCTGCTGATGGTTACTCATCATACAGCTATGCCGGTATTCAGTCTCCTAAGTCTGAAGGAGTTCCGGCGACTGCTACCAAGCCAGAGGCCTCTGCGATTGCCTCGGGTTCTGCTGTGCCTCAATATCCTTACAATTACTTGTACCCTCATATGGTGCATGCTGCCTACTCTAGCGCTTTAAAGGTCCTAAAAGATGCTGGTGTGGGTAGCGAGGATGCTAACAACAATGCGGTTGCTCCGTACCCGACCTCCTATTGGCCTGCTTCATATTACCCCATGCAATACATAATGATGGACCCCACTGCTTGGGCTAAAAAGCACGCAGCAGCTTTAACAACCACAACTGCTGCAACTCCAGTAGACTCGTCAGATGAAGAAAATACAAAGCCTGAATGA
- the LOC134665305 gene encoding uncharacterized protein LOC134665305, which produces MKTLVVLAALTAVAVAGPTYRDTDLDITKEKRSPTFGTLQHHLPIQHHQPFVQPIIPHHLGLKKPLIVSQPYGHHGHIYRTEEEQLETHSSEAKESKKTCMKEMEAKCEDEISARSSEVEGATKVEDIDGSVSDTEVAQSLKMAKEAVDTLQKKLQLAEKNPRMTQWKHGESEADGNMHENVETAKLALEHMQRNFGNLEAMNVHARAFKNSEVHDANLKLEPAFKSSINLKTDEERLAQWKDAIDTIQKNVELVRNIEDSFQNTAQSEKSATLEKSSSLKHEISGDLKEGAIELKKEKSSDNHISDMKTVQDLEKQSSDVKSVMQAREDEKSQAEDMKMAQNMEKKSTAEKSSWQAREQEKSLDSKNEMETSASTLSESKTILHNTNDQVFRSESSQSEKNTHMLTVPTTKSMDIKSSISQLSQPKSNEDGDMKQAKQAHIEIEMDSPLVDTTTFMKSAEHNKAEQHKQIEHFSSTGHSLHKENDMSTQEHQKMAEEHHQAGHSSHIGHSMNSQQAEHSSHMGHGMLSQQGEHSSHIGGHSIISQQKQKLSNPVMHPKEISLDQPKESRLLDQHKSSISTVNGKEAHEMTMKSSDQLAGQSQLSEVIAKPSELVSSGHHSEKSHSSSHGKSAEDAALFAPIGMNSDFKEALVPKAWKEAQARGAYGSGAAGLSSYGSGYGSGSGAVGVFPSAHVGGCAIPLLLSCSPNVVAGHLAKSHSYAAAPSYGASAYRSSDNLSSHSKRDITKISRPTKINRTPTNKGLQHKTILVTDKL; this is translated from the coding sequence ATGAAGACATTAGTTGTGCTAGCCGCCCTAACGGCGGTCGCCGTAGCCGGGCCCACATACCGGGACACAGACCTCGACATCACCAAAGAGAAGAGATCACCGACTTTTGGGACCCTTCAACATCACCTGCCGATTCAGCACCACCAACCCTTCGTGCAGCCAATCATACCGCACCACCTGGGTCTGAAGAAACCTTTGATTGTATCACAACCTTACGGACATCACGGCCACATCTACCGTACTGAAGAAGAACAGCTGGAAACTCACTCATCTGAAGCCAAGGAATCGAAGAAAACTTGCATGAAGGAGATGGAGGCGAAGTGTGAAGATGAAATCTCTGCCAGATCTAGTGAAGTTGAGGGCGCCACTAAGGTAGAGGATATTGACGGAAGCGTATCTGATACCGAAGTAGCACAGAGCTTAAAGATGGCCAAGGAAGCTGTTGATACCTTGCAAAAAAAGCTGCAGTTAGCTGAGAAGAATCCTAGAATGACGCAATGGAAACATGGAGAGTCAGAGGCTGATGGTAACATGCACGAGAACGTTGAAACTGCAAAACTTGCTTTGGAGCATATGCAGCGCAACTTCGGCAACTTGGAAGCTATGAACGTACACGCCAGAGCATTTAAGAATTCTGAAGTACATGATGCGAATTTGAAGCTCGAACCAGCATTCAAGAGTTCCATAAACCTGAAGACAGATGAGGAACGATTAGCTCAATGGAAAGATGCCATTGACACTATCCAGAAAAACGTCGAATTAGTCAGAAATATTGAAGATAGTTTCCAGAACACCGCTCAATCTGAGAAGTCTGCTACTCTTGAAAAAAGCTCCAGTCTTAAACACGAGATTAGCGGTGATTTGAAGGAGGGCGCCATCGAACTGAAGAAAGAGAAGAGTTCTGATAACCATATTTCAGATATGAAGACCGTTCAGGATTTGGAAAAACAGTCGTCTGATGTTAAATCAGTCATGCAGGCACGTGAGGATGAAAAATCACAAGCTGAAGACATGAAGATGGCACAGAATATGGAAAAAAAATCGACTGCTGAAAAATCTAGTTGGCAGGCACGCGAGCAGGAAAAGTCTTTGGATTCCAAGAATGAAATGGAAACTTCGGCATCTACACTAAGCGAGTCAAAGACAATCTTGCACAACACAAATGATCAAGTTTTTAGAAGCGAAAGCAGTCAGTCGGAAAAGAATACTCatatgctgactgtaccaaccACGAAATCGATGGATATCAAGTCATCTATTTCTCAGCTAAGCCAGCCGAAATCAAACGAAGACGGTGATATGAAACAAGCAAAGCAAGCGCACATTGAAATCGAAATGGATTCTCCTCTAGTTGATACCACCACTTTCATGAAGTCTGCTGAGCATAACAAAGCTGAACAGCACAAACAAATCGAACATTTCAGTTCAACTGGACATTCTTTACACAAAGAAAACGACATGAGCACTCAAGAGCACCAGAAAATGGCAGAGGAACATCACCAAGCTGGACACTCATCTCATATTGGTCATAGTATGAACTCGCAGCAAGCTGAACACTCATCTCATATGGGCCATGGTATGCTCTCGCAACAAGGCGAACACTCATCACATATTGGCGGTCATAGTATAATCTCGCAACAGAAGCAGAAGTTATCGAACCCCGTCATGCACCCCAAAGAAATCAGCTTAGACCAACCTAAAGAGAGCAGACTTTTGGATCAACATAAATCTTCAATCTCCACCGTGAACGGTAAAGAGGCACATGAGATGACGATGAAATCATCTGATCAACTAGCTGGCCAAAGTCAACTATCCGAAGTGATTGCTAAGCCCTCCGAGCTTGTTTCATCTGGACATCATTCAGAGAAGTCACATTCCTCATCTCACGGCAAGTCGGCTGAAGATGCAGCCCTGTTTGCTCCAATCGGAATGAACTCTGACTTCAAAGAAGCTTTAGTTCCGAAGGCATGGAAGGAGGCGCAGGCTAGAGGAGCTTATGGATCTGGCGCAGCAGGATTGAGCAGCTACGGTTCCGGTTACGGCTCTGGATCAGGTGCTGTGGGCGTGTTCCCGAGCGCGCACGTCGGCGGCTGTGCTATCCCACTTCTGTTGAGCTGTTCTCCGAACGTTGTTGCCGGCCACTTGGCCAAGAGCCATTCGTATGCTGCCGCGCCCAGCTACGGAGCTTCAGCGTACAGAAGCAGTGACAACCTCAGTTCGCATTCCAAACGCGACATTACCAAGATCAGCCGTCCAACAAAAATAAACCGGACTCCAACCAACAAGGGCCTACAGCATAAAACAATTTTGGTCACCGATAAGctttaa